The Opitutus sp. DNA window CAATAGATCGTGAAACGATCCTGACCGCGCTCCAAGAACTTGGCGTCCACCGTGATGGCGGAGGGGAAAGCAACAACCCAAGCGCCCTTGGCGTCCTTACCCTCGAACCGAGCGGAATCGGCCTTAAGGAAGGTGGCGTCAGGGGCATCGGAGCGGCGACCAAAGGCCACCGTGCCGGGGATACGCGTGCGGTCGGCACGACCATCGGCAAAGAACTTGGACGAGGCCTGCGCCTTGTACTTGTCCTGGTGGTCCATGTCGTCGAACACCTCAAGGGGTGAACGAGTCGAGAGCGAGCCGCGGAAGCCCAAAATGGACAGTCCGAGCACGACGACGAAGAAGAGAGTGAGATAAACGTAACGCATGGCTCAGGCTTCCAGCTCCTGGATGTCTTTGCCCCGGCCTTCTCGAGCAAGGCCTTGGTCAGGGCGAGGTTGAATTTCGGGTCGGCGGACTCGATCACGATGTGAAATTTGTCGTCCATACCGGAGAGGATTTTGTCACTCTTGAGCACCGGGTGGTAATGCATCGGCAGGCCGTTCAGGAAGAACATGCCGCCGATGGTGGCGAACGCGGTGAAGAGAATGGTCAGCTCGTATGACACCGGGAAGGCGAACAGTGGGCTGAAGTAGGGCTTACCGCCCACCACCAACGGGTAGTTGATATAGCTGGTGTAGAAGATCAGCGACATGCCGGTGGTAAAACCGAGCAAACCGCCGCACAGCGAGAACTTAGGAACGTTGGAGCGCTTCAAACCCATGGCCTTGTCGAGACCGTGGATCGGGAACGGCGTGATGCAGTCCCAGTTTTTGTAGCCGGCGTCGCGCACCTGCTCCGCCGCGTGGTAAACGCTCGGAGTCGTGTCGAAGGTGGCGATCAAGCCGTAAGGTTTGGCAGACATGTTAATAAATGTGTCGGCGTTAAATTAGTGGTGGTCTTTGCCGTGAACGTCGGCCTGAGGCATGACTGATTTGATCTCAGCCATGGGCATGACGGGCAGGAAACGGATGAAGAGGAGGAACAGCACGCTGAACACGCCGAAGGTGCCGAAGAAGGTGAAGATTTCGACGATCGGAGGGGCTGTAGTAACCCCACGAGGACGGCAGGAAGTCGCGAGCAAGCGAGGTGACGATGATCACAAAGCGCTCGAACCACATACCGACGTTGACGAAAATCGACAGGATCCAGACCAGCGCGGTGTTTTCGCGGACCTTCTTGAACCAGAAGAACTGCGGGGTGATG harbors:
- a CDS encoding cytochrome c; this translates as MRYVYLTLFFVVVLGLSILGFRGSLSTRSPLEVFDDMDHQDKYKAQASSKFFADGRADRTRIPGTVAFGRRSDAPDATFLKADSARFEGKDAKGAWVVAFPSAITVDAKFLERGQDRFTIYCAPCHGAIGDGNGITKQYGMGATPTFHDVRLRTMTEGEIFNTITHGKGNMLSYADKLPADDRWAVIAYVRALQRAAHSTAADVPPGHKSELGIK